Proteins co-encoded in one Sulfuricystis thermophila genomic window:
- a CDS encoding type II toxin-antitoxin system VapC family toxin, translated as MRVLVDTGPLVALADRRDGKHETCKRWLRDFRGELMTTWAVLTEVAHLTPSVTAGIAILRWIREGGMEVLPLGEDELALAVDWMERYADRPMDLADASLIVAALKTGITAVWTLERSDFDVYRLPNRRRFRTVAMP; from the coding sequence ATGAGGGTACTGGTCGATACCGGCCCGCTCGTCGCGCTCGCCGACCGGCGTGATGGCAAGCACGAAACCTGCAAGCGCTGGTTGCGCGATTTTCGCGGCGAGCTGATGACGACTTGGGCAGTGCTGACCGAAGTGGCGCATCTCACGCCCTCCGTCACTGCGGGCATCGCCATTTTGCGCTGGATACGCGAGGGAGGCATGGAAGTGCTGCCGCTGGGCGAAGACGAACTCGCGCTGGCGGTCGACTGGATGGAGCGCTATGCCGATCGGCCGATGGATCTGGCCGACGCATCACTCATCGTTGCTGCGCTCAAAACCGGCATCACCGCTGTCTGGACGCTCGAACGTAGCGATTTCGACGTCTATCGCCTGCCCAACCGCAGGCGTTTCCGTACCGTGGCAATGCCATGA
- a CDS encoding YgaP family membrane protein, whose protein sequence is MTVHRIVRIIAGFFILLSLGLAHAMGQVDLTKMSWLWFTLFVGANLFQSGFTTFCPLDTILKKLGVPESAGDCKSGCA, encoded by the coding sequence ATGACTGTCCATCGTATCGTCCGCATCATCGCCGGCTTTTTCATCCTGCTCTCGCTGGGGCTCGCCCACGCGATGGGACAGGTCGATCTGACCAAGATGAGCTGGCTGTGGTTCACCCTCTTCGTCGGCGCGAACCTCTTCCAGAGCGGCTTCACGACTTTCTGCCCGCTCGACACCATCCTCAAGAAGCTCGGCGTACCCGAGTCGGCGGGCGACTGCAAGAGCGGCTGCGCGTAA
- a CDS encoding MFS transporter, with the protein MTLDSDNGHARRRLIALAVIVAAYVLSFFQRFAPAGIAPDLAAAFETSAASLGVLAATYFYVYTVMQVPTGILVDTLGPRRILLIGGCVAGLGSLLFGMAQGLNAALVGRTLVGLGVSVVFIAMLKFIAVWFEEHRFASVVGASMLIGNFGSVLAGSPLSWMAQNVGWRGVFVGVGIVSLALGLLAWLFVRDRPWAAGGAVPPAPTSGVVPPEHSVGVVPPEHPGFDRTVILTGLLRVVKNRATWPAVFVNTGLSGSFFAFGGLWAMPFLTQGMGLSRDIASAHLSLYFAGFAVGCLAIGALSDRMRRRKPVVIVSSVILALIWPVWLSGLVLPLAATYLLFGLMGLMTASFTLSWACAKEVNPPALSGMSTSVANMGGFLMGALLQPAVGKIMDLRWSGLIENGVRIYAPEDYRWGLLLIAGAAWLGAAAAWFVRETHCRNVWKEIAKETT; encoded by the coding sequence ATGACCCTCGATTCCGACAACGGACACGCGCGCCGCCGCCTGATCGCCCTCGCGGTGATCGTGGCCGCCTATGTGCTGTCTTTCTTCCAGCGTTTCGCGCCGGCCGGCATCGCCCCGGATCTGGCGGCTGCCTTCGAGACTTCCGCGGCCTCGCTGGGGGTGCTGGCGGCGACCTATTTCTATGTCTATACGGTCATGCAGGTGCCGACGGGCATTCTCGTCGACACCCTGGGGCCGCGCCGCATCCTCTTGATCGGCGGGTGTGTCGCCGGCTTGGGCAGCCTGCTGTTCGGGATGGCGCAGGGTTTGAATGCCGCACTGGTCGGGCGCACGCTGGTGGGGCTGGGCGTGTCGGTGGTGTTCATCGCGATGCTCAAGTTCATCGCCGTGTGGTTCGAGGAACACCGTTTCGCCAGCGTCGTCGGCGCCTCGATGCTGATCGGCAATTTCGGCTCGGTGCTCGCTGGTTCGCCTTTGTCCTGGATGGCGCAGAACGTCGGCTGGCGCGGCGTGTTCGTCGGTGTCGGTATCGTCTCCTTGGCGCTGGGGCTCTTGGCCTGGCTCTTCGTGCGCGATCGGCCGTGGGCGGCTGGGGGTGCCGTGCCGCCCGCGCCGACTTCGGGCGTCGTCCCGCCCGAACATTCTGTTGGCGTCGTCCCGCCCGAACATCCTGGCTTCGATCGCACGGTGATCCTCACGGGGCTTTTGCGGGTGGTGAAGAACCGCGCCACCTGGCCGGCGGTGTTCGTCAATACCGGGCTTTCCGGCAGCTTCTTCGCCTTCGGCGGCTTGTGGGCGATGCCTTTCCTCACCCAAGGCATGGGCTTGTCGCGCGATATCGCGAGCGCACATCTGTCGCTCTACTTTGCCGGTTTTGCCGTCGGTTGCCTGGCGATAGGCGCGCTCTCCGACCGCATGCGCCGCAGAAAGCCGGTGGTGATCGTCAGTTCTGTCATCCTGGCGCTGATCTGGCCGGTCTGGCTCTCTGGGCTTGTATTGCCGCTGGCCGCGACCTATCTGCTGTTCGGGCTGATGGGCCTGATGACGGCGAGCTTCACCCTTTCCTGGGCCTGCGCCAAGGAGGTGAATCCGCCCGCGCTTTCGGGCATGTCGACTTCGGTGGCCAACATGGGCGGCTTCCTGATGGGGGCGCTCTTGCAGCCTGCGGTCGGCAAGATCATGGACCTGCGCTGGTCGGGGCTGATCGAGAATGGCGTGCGCATCTATGCGCCGGAAGACTACCGCTGGGGCCTGCTGCTGATCGCCGGCGCTGCATGGCTGGGCGCGGCAGCGGCCTGGTTCGTGCGCGAAACCCATTGCCGTAACGTCTGGAAAGAGATTGCCAAGGAGACGACATGA
- a CDS encoding DUF4202 domain-containing protein has product MTTAFERAVALIDAANAQDPRMDTDDDGSQVPRELLYGRRMAEMIGRYAPEADEVMKLAVRGQHIERWKTPRDSYPMTREGYLAWRTGLYKYHAERVGQIMQEAGFDEKSIERAKQAVGKRALKVNPDTQMLEDVTDLVFIEHYMLEFAGQHPEYSEEKWLDIIRKTWKKMSNRAHDFALSGKLKLPEPLVPLITKAIAG; this is encoded by the coding sequence ATGACGACAGCCTTTGAGCGCGCCGTCGCGCTGATCGACGCCGCCAACGCCCAAGACCCGAGAATGGATACCGATGACGACGGTAGCCAAGTGCCGCGTGAGCTGCTCTATGGCCGGCGCATGGCCGAGATGATCGGCCGTTATGCGCCGGAAGCGGACGAGGTGATGAAGCTGGCCGTGCGCGGCCAGCACATCGAGCGCTGGAAGACACCGCGCGATTCCTATCCGATGACGCGCGAAGGCTATCTCGCCTGGCGTACCGGTCTTTACAAATATCATGCCGAGCGCGTCGGCCAGATCATGCAGGAGGCCGGCTTCGACGAGAAAAGCATCGAACGCGCCAAGCAGGCGGTGGGCAAGCGGGCGCTGAAGGTCAATCCCGACACGCAGATGCTCGAAGACGTCACCGACCTCGTCTTCATCGAGCACTACATGCTCGAATTCGCCGGCCAGCATCCCGAGTATTCTGAGGAAAAGTGGCTCGACATCATCAGGAAGACCTGGAAGAAGATGTCCAATCGCGCGCACGACTTCGCTCTGTCCGGCAAGTTGAAGCTCCCCGAGCCGCTCGTGCCGCTGATCACCAAGGCGATTGCGGGCTGA
- a CDS encoding CopG family transcriptional regulator produces MPTTVRLPLRVEQSLAEYCVAHRKTKSEVIVEALDKLLSAAPSAGGKTPYELALEVGFLGCHEGDGEGGAYKERVRRAIRVKHKR; encoded by the coding sequence ATGCCCACCACCGTCCGGCTCCCCCTGCGTGTCGAGCAATCGCTCGCTGAATACTGTGTCGCGCACCGTAAGACCAAGTCCGAGGTGATCGTCGAGGCGCTGGACAAGTTGTTGTCGGCGGCTCCCTCTGCAGGCGGAAAGACGCCTTACGAGCTCGCCTTGGAAGTCGGTTTCCTCGGTTGCCACGAAGGTGACGGAGAGGGCGGCGCTTACAAGGAGCGTGTCAGACGGGCCATTCGTGTCAAGCACAAGCGATGA
- a CDS encoding efflux RND transporter permease subunit — MGISGRIAEFFLRNALTPLVAIVALLLGVFATLITPREEEPQINVTMANVFIPFPGATVKDVENLVARPAEQVLARISGIEHVYSVSRPGMAVITVQYQVGEDPIQALVRLYDTVNANTDWVSPTLGVGQPIVKPKGIDDVPIVALTFWTKDADKSAFELQQVARAVEIELKRINGTRDVYTIGGPGHVVRVLMDPERMTARGITAQDLKAALQLSNALQPSGSLVHENRELRVETGTYLETAADVKRLVVGVFDKKPVFMEDVAEVVDGPDQPSRYVWHGDKDGEYPAVTVAISKKPGVNAADVADKVIARMQSLRGTVIPEGVEFTVTRNYGETATEKAQKLIGKLIFATAFVVLLVLVTLGWREALIVGVAVSLTLAATLFASWAWGFTLNRVSLFALIFSIGILVDDAIVVVENIHRWHTLNPDKKLWEIIPGAVDEVGGPTILATFTVIAALLPMAFVTGLMGPYMSPIPINASMGMFISLAIAFVVTPWLALKLMKPAAHAAGHGAAPQSTRLERFFRAVLTPFLHPQTGRKARSMLWIGVVAAILASVSLGYFKLVVLKMLPFDNKSEFQVVLDMPAGTPVEETARVLAEMAAELKNVPEVQHYQAYAGTASPINFNGLVRQYYLRTNPEMGDIQVNLVDKHHRDRQSHEIAVSIRERLMAVAKKNGGNAKVVEVPPGPPVLSPIVAEVYGPDYAGQMAVAKKIRAAFEGTADILGVDDSVDEDAGKIVLRVNQAKAALLGVAQKDIVDTVRLGLAGEDVTPLHDGESKYEIPVRITLPAEKQASLDTLLKLRVRALPAYGGHLVPISELVEARPAQREKVVYHKDLLPVVYVVGDMGGKLDSPLYGMFEIREKIKDMPLEEGGRLGEYFIRQPADPYAGYAYKWDGEWQVTYETFRDMGAAYAVGLILIYLLVVAQFRSYLVPLIIMAPIPLTIIGVMPGHALVGAQFTATSMIGMIALAGIIVRNSILLVDFVNEQVAEGMDFAEAVIQSAAIRAKPIALTGLAAMLGALFILDDPIFSGLALALIFGIFVSTVLTLVVIPVLYFAAMKSRISATQTGA, encoded by the coding sequence ATGGGGATTTCCGGACGCATCGCGGAGTTTTTCCTCCGCAACGCACTGACGCCGCTCGTCGCGATCGTCGCGCTGCTTTTGGGCGTGTTCGCCACCCTGATCACGCCGCGCGAGGAAGAGCCGCAGATCAACGTGACGATGGCGAACGTCTTCATCCCCTTCCCGGGGGCCACCGTCAAGGACGTCGAAAACCTCGTCGCGCGCCCGGCCGAACAGGTGCTCGCCCGCATCTCCGGCATCGAGCACGTCTATTCGGTCTCCCGCCCCGGCATGGCGGTGATCACCGTCCAGTACCAGGTCGGCGAGGATCCGATCCAGGCGCTGGTGCGTCTCTATGACACGGTGAATGCCAACACCGACTGGGTCTCGCCCACCCTTGGCGTCGGCCAGCCGATCGTCAAGCCGAAGGGCATCGACGATGTGCCGATCGTCGCGCTCACCTTCTGGACCAAAGACGCCGACAAGTCGGCCTTCGAGCTGCAGCAGGTCGCGCGTGCGGTCGAGATCGAGCTCAAACGCATCAATGGCACGCGCGATGTCTATACGATCGGCGGGCCAGGACATGTCGTGCGCGTGCTGATGGACCCGGAGCGCATGACGGCACGCGGCATCACCGCGCAGGATCTGAAGGCGGCGCTGCAGCTCTCGAACGCCTTGCAGCCTTCCGGCAGCCTGGTGCATGAAAACCGCGAACTGCGCGTCGAGACCGGCACCTATCTCGAAACCGCCGCCGACGTCAAACGGCTGGTGGTGGGCGTGTTCGACAAAAAGCCGGTGTTCATGGAAGACGTCGCCGAAGTCGTCGATGGGCCGGATCAGCCCAGCCGCTATGTCTGGCACGGCGACAAGGACGGCGAATATCCGGCGGTGACCGTCGCGATCTCGAAAAAGCCGGGGGTGAATGCCGCGGATGTCGCCGACAAGGTGATCGCGCGGATGCAATCCTTGCGCGGCACGGTGATTCCCGAAGGCGTCGAGTTCACGGTGACGCGCAACTACGGCGAGACGGCGACCGAAAAGGCGCAGAAGCTAATCGGCAAGCTCATCTTCGCCACTGCCTTCGTCGTGCTGCTGGTGCTGGTGACCCTCGGCTGGCGCGAGGCGCTCATCGTCGGCGTCGCCGTGTCGCTGACGCTCGCCGCGACGCTGTTCGCCTCCTGGGCCTGGGGCTTTACCCTCAACCGCGTGTCGCTGTTCGCGCTGATCTTCTCGATCGGCATCCTCGTCGATGACGCGATCGTGGTGGTGGAGAACATCCACCGCTGGCACACGCTCAACCCCGACAAGAAGCTCTGGGAGATCATCCCCGGCGCGGTCGATGAAGTCGGCGGGCCGACGATCCTCGCCACCTTCACGGTGATCGCTGCCCTGTTGCCGATGGCCTTCGTCACCGGCCTGATGGGGCCCTACATGAGCCCGATCCCGATCAATGCCTCGATGGGCATGTTCATTTCGCTGGCGATCGCCTTCGTCGTCACGCCGTGGCTGGCCTTGAAGCTGATGAAGCCGGCGGCGCATGCCGCGGGTCATGGGGCGGCGCCGCAGAGCACCCGGCTCGAGCGCTTCTTCCGTGCGGTGCTGACACCCTTCCTGCACCCGCAGACCGGCCGCAAGGCGCGCTCCATGCTGTGGATCGGCGTCGTCGCGGCCATCCTCGCCTCGGTGTCGCTGGGTTATTTCAAGCTCGTCGTCTTGAAGATGCTGCCCTTCGACAACAAGAGCGAGTTCCAGGTCGTGCTCGATATGCCGGCCGGCACGCCGGTCGAGGAAACCGCGCGCGTGCTCGCCGAGATGGCCGCGGAGCTCAAAAACGTGCCCGAGGTGCAGCACTACCAGGCCTATGCCGGCACGGCGAGCCCGATCAACTTCAATGGCCTGGTGCGTCAGTATTACCTGCGCACCAATCCCGAGATGGGCGACATCCAGGTCAATCTCGTCGACAAGCACCACCGCGACCGGCAGAGCCACGAAATCGCCGTCTCGATCCGCGAGCGGCTGATGGCGGTGGCGAAGAAGAACGGCGGCAACGCCAAGGTGGTCGAAGTGCCGCCCGGTCCGCCGGTGCTCTCGCCGATCGTCGCCGAGGTCTATGGCCCGGACTATGCCGGACAGATGGCGGTGGCGAAGAAGATACGCGCCGCCTTCGAGGGCACCGCCGACATCCTCGGCGTCGACGATTCGGTCGATGAGGATGCCGGCAAGATCGTGCTGCGCGTCAATCAAGCCAAGGCGGCGCTGCTCGGCGTGGCGCAAAAGGACATCGTCGACACCGTGCGGCTGGGGCTTGCCGGCGAGGATGTCACGCCCTTGCACGATGGCGAATCGAAATACGAGATCCCCGTGAGGATCACCCTGCCGGCCGAAAAGCAGGCCAGTCTCGACACGCTGCTGAAACTGCGCGTGCGCGCCCTGCCGGCTTATGGCGGCCATCTGGTGCCGATTTCCGAGCTCGTCGAAGCGCGCCCGGCGCAGCGTGAAAAGGTCGTCTATCACAAGGATCTGCTGCCGGTGGTGTATGTCGTCGGCGACATGGGCGGCAAGCTCGATTCACCGCTTTACGGCATGTTCGAGATACGCGAGAAGATCAAGGACATGCCGCTCGAAGAAGGTGGGCGCCTGGGCGAATACTTCATCCGCCAGCCCGCCGACCCTTACGCGGGCTATGCCTACAAGTGGGATGGCGAATGGCAGGTCACCTATGAAACCTTCCGCGACATGGGCGCGGCCTATGCGGTCGGCCTGATCCTGATTTACCTCCTGGTCGTCGCGCAGTTCAGGAGCTATCTGGTGCCCTTGATCATCATGGCGCCGATCCCGCTCACCATCATCGGCGTGATGCCCGGCCATGCCCTCGTCGGCGCGCAATTCACCGCCACCTCGATGATCGGCATGATCGCGCTGGCCGGCATCATCGTCAGAAACTCGATCCTGCTCGTCGACTTCGTCAATGAGCAGGTGGCCGAAGGGATGGACTTCGCCGAAGCGGTGATCCAATCCGCGGCGATCCGGGCGAAACCCATCGCGCTGACGGGCCTCGCGGCCATGCTGGGCGCCCTGTTCATCCTCGACGACCCGATCTTTTCTGGGCTCGCGCTGGCGCTCATCTTCGGCATCTTCGTCTCCACCGTGCTGACGCTGGTGGTGATTCCCGTCCTTTATTTCGCGGCCATGAAGAGCCGTATTTCTGCAACCCAAACAGGAGCTTGA
- a CDS encoding cation:proton antiporter: MPSCQRRFFAGALLLLPLPAFAAGAGVVGENLLWLAIILMSARLFAPLAARFGFPAVLGELLLGMLLGNLGLLGIDYFGSIAKDPIIAFIAELGVIVLLLQIGLETRLADLVKVGARATAVGVVGIVVPFLFGAFMVGPLLLPGLDRNTYLFLGATLAATSVGITGRVFRDLGKLDLPAARIVLGAAVIDDVLGLVILAVVTSLVQAGQVSVGEVGGIITEAVMFLAGSIWLGRKIAPHSSRWLARLDAGPSMLFAQVLATGLALAWLAHAVGLAPIIGAFAAGLLFEPLFLKDFQTPKIVQEIEPLMRDPQSRPLMDRLMPILQKHTGHQHEHMIEPIGYFFVPVFFVLTGMQVDLRTLADPAIVAVALGVTAAAVVGKLAAGFLAGAAGRWIVGWGMVPRGEVGLIFAMVGKQLGVMSEALFSVIVIMVILTTLITPPVLTWLLRKS, translated from the coding sequence GTGCCCTCCTGCCAACGCCGGTTTTTTGCAGGTGCACTCCTGCTGCTGCCCTTGCCCGCCTTCGCGGCGGGCGCCGGCGTGGTGGGCGAAAACCTGTTGTGGCTGGCCATCATCCTGATGAGCGCGCGGTTGTTTGCGCCGCTCGCTGCGCGCTTCGGCTTTCCCGCCGTGCTGGGCGAATTGCTGCTCGGCATGCTGCTCGGCAACCTCGGCCTGCTGGGTATCGACTATTTCGGCTCCATCGCCAAGGATCCGATCATCGCCTTCATCGCCGAACTGGGCGTGATCGTGCTGTTGCTGCAAATCGGGCTGGAGACTCGCCTTGCAGACCTGGTCAAAGTCGGCGCTCGCGCAACGGCAGTGGGAGTGGTCGGCATCGTTGTGCCCTTCCTGTTTGGCGCCTTCATGGTCGGGCCGCTCTTGCTCCCGGGGCTCGATCGCAACACCTATCTCTTCCTCGGCGCGACGCTTGCGGCGACCTCGGTGGGCATCACCGGCCGGGTGTTCCGCGATCTCGGCAAGCTCGATCTGCCTGCTGCGCGCATCGTGCTCGGCGCGGCGGTGATCGACGACGTGCTGGGGCTGGTGATCCTCGCCGTGGTGACGAGCCTGGTGCAGGCCGGCCAGGTGAGCGTCGGCGAGGTGGGCGGCATCATTACCGAGGCGGTGATGTTCCTCGCCGGCAGCATCTGGCTCGGGCGCAAGATCGCGCCGCATTCGTCGCGCTGGCTGGCGCGTCTCGATGCCGGCCCGTCGATGCTGTTCGCCCAGGTGCTCGCCACCGGCCTGGCGCTCGCTTGGCTTGCGCATGCCGTGGGGCTGGCGCCGATCATCGGCGCGTTTGCGGCGGGGCTGCTGTTCGAGCCGTTGTTCCTGAAGGACTTTCAGACGCCGAAAATCGTCCAGGAGATCGAGCCACTGATGCGCGATCCGCAAAGCCGGCCGCTGATGGATCGCCTGATGCCGATCCTGCAGAAACATACAGGACATCAGCACGAGCACATGATCGAGCCGATCGGCTATTTCTTCGTGCCGGTGTTCTTCGTCCTGACAGGCATGCAAGTCGATCTGCGCACGCTCGCCGATCCTGCGATCGTTGCCGTGGCGCTCGGCGTGACCGCAGCCGCCGTCGTCGGCAAGCTGGCCGCCGGATTTTTGGCCGGCGCCGCGGGCCGCTGGATCGTCGGCTGGGGCATGGTGCCGCGCGGCGAAGTGGGCCTCATCTTCGCGATGGTCGGCAAGCAGCTCGGCGTGATGAGTGAAGCGCTGTTCTCGGTGATCGTCATCATGGTGATCCTCACCACGCTCATCACGCCGCCGGTGCTGACTTGGCTCCTCCGCAAGTCTTGA
- a CDS encoding FKBP-type peptidyl-prolyl cis-trans isomerase, producing the protein MSSLTTPSGLIIEDLVVGDGAAAAPGQYVTVHYTGWLTDGRKFDSSKDRNGPFEFPLGAGHVIRGWDEGVAGMKVGGRRKLTIPPQLGYGARGAGGVIPPNATLVFEVELLAVG; encoded by the coding sequence ATGAGCTCACTCACCACCCCGAGCGGTCTGATCATCGAAGACCTCGTCGTCGGCGACGGCGCGGCGGCAGCGCCCGGCCAGTATGTCACCGTGCATTACACCGGCTGGCTGACCGACGGCCGGAAATTCGATTCGAGCAAGGATCGCAACGGTCCCTTCGAATTCCCGCTCGGCGCAGGGCATGTGATTCGCGGCTGGGACGAAGGCGTGGCCGGCATGAAAGTGGGCGGCAGGCGCAAGCTGACGATCCCGCCGCAGCTCGGCTACGGCGCGCGCGGTGCCGGCGGAGTGATCCCACCCAACGCGACGCTGGTGTTCGAGGTCGAGCTGCTCGCCGTCGGCTGA
- a CDS encoding efflux RND transporter periplasmic adaptor subunit, with product MKTIVPPQHHRWLLLGLVLAWPALAQTRVVEPREVPQALVFEASIEATKQATVATQVSGRIVEVKAEAGQKVAAGQLLMRVDAREAAENVAAAKAQLAQAEANYQRTLNLFQKKFVSQAALDAAEAQLKSARAQAAAAGAGASHATVTAPISGVVGQRLAELGDLAMPGKPLLTVFDPKSLRAIAAVPQARLAEIRNAKSARVEIVEPTGRRQIDGSRIEILPTIDTTSHTATVRVYLPESAGLLPGMAARVSFLSGEAKKLTVPQQAILRRGEISTVYVIRDGKPVLRQVRLGEATVDGEIEVLAGLAAGETISLDPVKTGIEMKQAK from the coding sequence ATGAAAACGATCGTTCCTCCCCAACACCATCGCTGGCTCCTGCTGGGTCTCGTTTTGGCCTGGCCGGCGTTGGCGCAAACCCGTGTCGTCGAACCCCGTGAAGTGCCGCAGGCCCTGGTATTCGAGGCCAGCATCGAGGCGACGAAGCAGGCCACCGTCGCCACCCAGGTTTCCGGCCGCATCGTCGAGGTGAAAGCCGAGGCCGGGCAAAAGGTCGCCGCCGGGCAGCTGTTGATGCGCGTCGATGCGCGCGAAGCGGCGGAAAACGTCGCCGCCGCCAAGGCGCAGCTTGCCCAGGCGGAGGCCAACTACCAGCGCACGCTCAACCTCTTCCAGAAGAAATTCGTCAGCCAGGCCGCGCTCGATGCGGCCGAAGCGCAGCTCAAATCCGCGCGCGCGCAAGCTGCTGCGGCCGGCGCTGGGGCGTCTCACGCGACCGTGACGGCGCCGATTTCAGGCGTCGTCGGCCAACGTCTGGCCGAACTGGGTGACTTGGCGATGCCCGGCAAGCCTTTGCTGACGGTGTTCGACCCGAAGAGCCTGCGCGCCATCGCCGCCGTGCCGCAGGCGCGGCTCGCCGAAATCCGCAACGCCAAGTCGGCGCGGGTCGAAATCGTCGAACCCACCGGGCGGCGGCAGATCGACGGCAGCCGCATCGAGATCCTGCCGACGATCGACACGACCAGTCACACCGCCACGGTGCGCGTCTATCTGCCGGAAAGCGCAGGCTTGCTGCCCGGCATGGCGGCGCGCGTCTCTTTCCTTTCCGGCGAAGCGAAGAAGCTCACCGTGCCGCAGCAGGCGATCCTGCGCCGTGGCGAGATCAGCACCGTCTATGTGATCCGCGACGGCAAGCCGGTGTTGCGTCAGGTGCGGCTCGGCGAAGCCACGGTCGATGGCGAGATCGAAGTGCTGGCCGGTCTTGCCGCGGGTGAGACGATCAGCCTCGATCCGGTGAAAACCGGCATCGAGATGAAGCAGGCCAAGTAA
- a CDS encoding sirohydrochlorin chelatase, whose protein sequence is MKGIILFGHGARNAEYIEPFRRIRARVETLQPDTPVEIGFLELTSPPLEASIECLVGRGVKHIRIVPIFFAPGRHVLKDLPQLLANAMERFPGVEFEVAECVGEVDGVIAAMAAHAVACP, encoded by the coding sequence ATGAAAGGCATCATCCTGTTTGGTCATGGCGCGCGCAATGCCGAATACATCGAGCCGTTCAGGCGCATCCGTGCCCGTGTCGAGACCTTGCAGCCGGATACTCCGGTGGAGATCGGCTTTCTGGAGCTCACTTCACCGCCGCTCGAAGCGAGCATCGAATGTCTCGTCGGCCGGGGGGTGAAACACATCCGCATCGTCCCCATTTTCTTTGCGCCGGGTCGCCACGTGCTGAAGGACTTGCCTCAATTGCTGGCCAATGCCATGGAGCGTTTCCCGGGCGTCGAGTTCGAGGTGGCCGAATGTGTCGGCGAAGTCGATGGCGTCATCGCGGCGATGGCGGCGCATGCCGTCGCCTGCCCTTGA
- a CDS encoding NAD(P)-dependent oxidoreductase has protein sequence MNIGFIGLGGMGRPMAEHLLGAGHRLAVWARRREAAEPVLALGASWVDSPAALARQSEIVCTNVTGSADVVGLAERMLDDLAPGSIHVDFSTIAPSVARDLALRYADRGVHFVDAPVSGGTAGARAGTLSIMWGGNSALTGRLDALFACLGKTIVHVGPAGAGQVAKVCNQLVMVAAIEACAEAARLAAVSGVDFGQVRAAMLGGSAGSRVLEFFGEKMLRRDFAAGVEARLHHKDFVAALGEAAAQNIPLPVAGAVLQALDALMAAGWGGEDTSRLLCVLERASGYSQRKENA, from the coding sequence ATGAACATCGGCTTCATCGGTCTGGGCGGCATGGGCCGCCCGATGGCGGAGCACCTGCTTGGCGCCGGCCATCGGCTCGCCGTCTGGGCGCGCCGCCGAGAGGCAGCGGAGCCTGTGCTGGCGCTCGGTGCGAGTTGGGTCGATTCACCGGCCGCCCTGGCGCGTCAGAGCGAGATCGTCTGCACCAACGTCACCGGCAGCGCCGATGTCGTCGGGCTTGCCGAACGAATGCTCGACGACCTTGCCCCCGGCAGCATTCACGTCGATTTCTCCACCATCGCGCCCTCGGTGGCGCGTGATCTCGCGCTGCGTTATGCCGACCGCGGCGTGCATTTCGTCGATGCGCCGGTTTCCGGCGGCACGGCGGGGGCGCGTGCCGGGACGCTGTCGATCATGTGGGGCGGAAACTCGGCGCTCACAGGACGGCTCGATGCCCTCTTCGCCTGCCTGGGCAAGACGATCGTGCATGTCGGGCCGGCCGGGGCCGGTCAGGTGGCGAAGGTCTGCAACCAGCTGGTGATGGTCGCAGCGATCGAAGCCTGCGCGGAAGCCGCCCGTTTGGCGGCTGTTTCAGGCGTCGATTTCGGCCAGGTGCGCGCGGCGATGCTCGGCGGTTCGGCGGGCTCGCGCGTGCTCGAATTCTTCGGCGAAAAGATGCTGCGGCGTGACTTTGCCGCCGGTGTCGAGGCGCGCCTGCACCACAAGGATTTCGTCGCCGCGCTAGGCGAGGCAGCGGCGCAAAACATCCCTCTGCCCGTGGCCGGCGCCGTGCTGCAAGCGCTCGATGCCTTGATGGCGGCCGGCTGGGGCGGCGAGGATACTTCCCGTTTGCTGTGCGTGCTCGAACGCGCCAGCGGATATTCGCAGAGAAAGGAAAACGCATGA